Proteins found in one Actinokineospora alba genomic segment:
- a CDS encoding GNAT family N-acetyltransferase encodes MDYRTFKRKLDAPPEAVSQRLTYEDVVAKAITRADLSEDVRGINASLDLIRQTRGGSWPTGPVTEEYNYVDLVWHEAEFRDGGSYTYALYDTSDRYLGCCYLYPMGGRTPLTADNLDHDVDVSWWVTPEAYEQGYYVKVYRGLLEWLSELPFKNPYFSNREMPSD; translated from the coding sequence ATGGACTACCGCACGTTCAAACGGAAACTCGACGCGCCTCCGGAGGCGGTCTCGCAGCGGCTGACGTACGAGGACGTCGTCGCCAAGGCGATCACGCGCGCGGACCTGAGCGAGGATGTGCGCGGCATCAACGCCAGCCTGGACCTCATCCGGCAGACGCGGGGCGGTTCGTGGCCGACTGGGCCGGTCACCGAGGAGTACAACTACGTCGACCTGGTCTGGCATGAAGCCGAGTTCCGGGACGGTGGCTCGTATACGTATGCCTTGTACGACACTTCGGACCGGTATCTCGGGTGTTGCTACCTGTATCCGATGGGTGGGCGTACGCCGCTGACTGCGGACAACCTCGACCACGACGTCGACGTGAGTTGGTGGGTTACGCCTGAGGCTTATGAGCAGGGGTATTACGTGAAGGTGTATCGCGGGTTGTTGGAGTGGCTGTCGGAGTTGCCGTTCAAGAACCCTTACTTCTCCAACCGTGAGATGCCTTCGGACTGA
- a CDS encoding glycerate kinase has translation MDVLVAPDKFKGSLTAREVAAHLAAGLRSVVPGLAVREVPVADGGEGTLDAVVAGGFERVGVRASGPTGAPVDTGYALRDGVAVVELADVSGLARLPGGVLEPMRASSYGTGEVVRAALDAGARTVVLGLGGSACTDGGAGLLRALGARFLDRHGIEVDAWTEAERLDLSGLHPGARATEIVVASDVDNPLLGPHGAAAVYGPQKGADAAQVRMLDSALARWAEVVRRETGVDAAEQPGSGAAGGVGFASLALGATLRPGIAYLLDVLGFGKHLTEARLVVTGEGSLDEQTLRGKAPAGVAAAARAAGVPVVAVAGRIQLARADLAAAGFAGAYALTDLEPDPARCMAEAGPLLERLAAQRVATHLEVSP, from the coding sequence ATGGACGTGCTGGTCGCACCGGACAAGTTCAAGGGCTCGCTGACCGCCCGCGAGGTCGCCGCGCACCTCGCCGCCGGGTTGCGCTCGGTGGTGCCCGGTCTCGCGGTGCGGGAGGTGCCCGTGGCCGACGGCGGCGAGGGCACCCTCGACGCGGTGGTCGCGGGCGGGTTCGAGCGGGTCGGAGTCCGGGCGAGTGGCCCGACGGGGGCGCCGGTCGACACCGGGTACGCCCTGCGCGACGGGGTCGCGGTGGTCGAGCTGGCCGACGTGTCCGGGCTCGCGCGGCTGCCCGGTGGCGTGCTGGAGCCGATGCGGGCGTCGTCGTACGGGACCGGGGAGGTGGTGCGCGCGGCGCTCGACGCGGGCGCGCGCACCGTCGTCCTCGGTCTCGGCGGGTCGGCGTGCACCGATGGTGGTGCGGGTCTGCTGCGGGCACTCGGTGCCCGCTTCCTCGACCGGCATGGCATCGAGGTCGACGCCTGGACCGAGGCGGAACGCCTCGACCTGAGCGGGCTGCACCCGGGGGCGCGCGCGACGGAGATCGTCGTCGCCTCCGATGTGGACAACCCGCTGCTCGGCCCGCACGGCGCGGCGGCGGTGTATGGGCCGCAGAAGGGCGCGGACGCCGCCCAGGTGCGGATGCTGGACTCCGCACTGGCCCGGTGGGCGGAGGTCGTGCGCCGGGAGACCGGTGTGGACGCCGCCGAGCAGCCTGGGTCGGGTGCCGCGGGTGGAGTCGGGTTCGCCTCGCTCGCCCTCGGCGCCACCCTGCGCCCGGGTATCGCCTACCTGCTCGACGTCCTCGGGTTCGGCAAACACCTGACCGAGGCCCGGCTCGTCGTCACCGGTGAGGGCTCGCTCGACGAGCAGACCCTGCGCGGCAAGGCACCCGCCGGGGTGGCCGCGGCGGCCCGAGCGGCCGGGGTCCCGGTGGTCGCCGTGGCCGGTCGGATCCAGTTGGCCCGTGCGGACTTGGCGGCGGCGGGGTTTGCTGGGGCGTATGCCTTGACGGATCTGGAACCCGACCCGGCCCGCTGTATGGCCGAGGCGGGTCCACTGCTCGAACGGCTCGCCGCCCAGCGGGTCGCCACCCACTTGGAGGTTTCTCCATGA
- a CDS encoding MFS transporter, whose protein sequence is MTQTAAAPARTKLPGAFHYLWGASFIATLGDGVLLAALPLMAKSLSADPQLIAGVATAGTAPWLLALVVGVVVDRHDRKRLMMLAQLTQCALVVLIAVIATTGLTQLWMLFVLAFGIGSAEVLFTAASQAFVPSIVGRDNLETANGRLITTQMVSKQFLGPPLGGALFAFALPLPFWLNTITFAVSVVLIARVRRTAAPAVTAPRRSMAAEIGEGLRWLFRNRLPRVLTLGAGAGNFCEWMALSVLVLFATEVLHLGDQGFGLLLGAMAIGGVIGGLVSGRAVTRFGARQVAIGAQLVCPFAWLAIGLVGRDPVTVVLLFTAFSTAVTLWSVVSLSARQRLIPDALLGRVTSASRMLTYGAIPLGALCGGFIAKEFGLIAPWIVGGVLSLLVTIVSMPAMLRWDKEVPD, encoded by the coding sequence ATGACGCAGACAGCGGCGGCGCCCGCCCGCACCAAGCTGCCCGGCGCCTTCCACTACCTGTGGGGAGCCAGCTTCATCGCCACGCTCGGCGACGGCGTGCTCCTGGCCGCGCTCCCGCTCATGGCCAAGTCGCTGAGCGCCGACCCGCAGCTCATCGCCGGGGTGGCCACCGCGGGCACCGCGCCCTGGCTGCTCGCGCTGGTCGTCGGGGTCGTCGTCGACCGGCACGACCGCAAGCGGCTGATGATGCTGGCGCAGCTGACGCAGTGCGCCCTGGTCGTGCTGATCGCGGTGATCGCCACCACCGGCCTGACCCAGCTGTGGATGCTGTTCGTCCTGGCGTTCGGCATCGGCTCGGCGGAGGTGCTGTTCACCGCGGCCAGTCAGGCGTTCGTGCCCTCGATCGTGGGCCGGGACAACCTCGAGACCGCCAACGGCAGGCTCATCACCACGCAGATGGTGTCCAAGCAGTTCCTCGGCCCGCCGCTGGGCGGGGCGCTGTTCGCCTTCGCCCTGCCCCTGCCGTTCTGGCTCAACACGATCACGTTCGCCGTCTCGGTGGTCCTCATCGCCCGTGTGCGCCGCACGGCCGCGCCCGCGGTGACCGCACCGCGGCGGTCGATGGCCGCGGAGATCGGCGAGGGCCTGCGCTGGCTGTTCCGCAACCGCCTGCCGCGGGTGCTCACCCTGGGCGCGGGCGCGGGGAACTTCTGCGAGTGGATGGCGCTGTCGGTGCTGGTGCTATTCGCCACCGAGGTCCTGCACCTGGGCGACCAGGGGTTCGGTCTGCTGCTGGGCGCCATGGCCATCGGCGGGGTCATCGGCGGCCTGGTCAGCGGCCGCGCCGTCACCCGCTTCGGCGCCCGCCAGGTCGCGATCGGCGCGCAGCTCGTCTGCCCGTTCGCCTGGTTGGCCATCGGCCTCGTCGGCCGGGACCCGGTCACGGTCGTGCTGCTGTTCACCGCGTTCTCCACCGCGGTGACCCTGTGGAGCGTCGTGTCGCTCTCGGCGCGGCAGCGGCTGATCCCCGACGCCCTGCTGGGCCGGGTCACCAGCGCCAGCCGGATGCTCACCTACGGCGCGATCCCCCTCGGCGCCCTGTGCGGCGGGTTCATCGCCAAGGAGTTCGGCCTCATCGCCCCGTGGATCGTCGGTGGTGTGCTGTCCCTGCTGGTCACCATCGTCTCGATGCCCGCGATGCTCCGCTGGGACAAGGAAGTTCCGGACTAG
- the allB gene encoding allantoinase AllB, with protein MTDFDLVLRARRVITGAGEQARWVGVRNERIAAIEPFDTPVRAAQVIDLADDEVLLPGLVDTHVHVNEPGRTEWEGFASATRAAAAGGVTTIVDMPLNSVPPTVDVDALRVKRKAAQGQVWVDTGFWGGAVPGNVSALRPLHDAGVFGFKCFLLHSGVDEFPHLTAAELDEAMRAVAAFDGLLIVHAEDADTIDHAPHEPGAAYADFLRSRPRVAEDVAIAQVIELAKSTGCRAHILHLSSADALPMIAAARGEGVRLTVETCPHYLSFTAEEIGDGATQFKCCPPIREADNREQLWQALAEGVIDCVVSDHSPCTPELKRLDLGDFAVAWGGISSIQLGLPAVWSGARERGHTLANVVEWMAERPATVAGLANKGRVAVGADADFCVFAPDAEFVVDPAALHHKNPITPYAGRALTGVVRETWLRGTRVAERPHGQLISRGES; from the coding sequence ATGACCGACTTCGACCTGGTGTTGCGGGCGCGGCGGGTCATCACCGGGGCCGGTGAGCAGGCCCGCTGGGTGGGTGTCCGCAACGAGCGCATCGCCGCCATCGAACCCTTCGACACCCCGGTGCGGGCCGCACAGGTGATCGACCTGGCCGACGACGAGGTGCTGCTGCCCGGGCTGGTCGACACCCATGTGCATGTCAACGAACCCGGCCGCACCGAATGGGAGGGCTTCGCCAGCGCCACCCGGGCCGCCGCCGCGGGCGGGGTGACGACCATCGTCGACATGCCGCTCAACAGCGTGCCCCCCACGGTGGACGTCGACGCGCTGCGGGTGAAGCGCAAGGCCGCGCAGGGGCAGGTGTGGGTCGACACCGGCTTCTGGGGCGGCGCGGTCCCCGGCAACGTCTCGGCACTGCGACCGCTGCACGACGCCGGGGTGTTCGGGTTCAAATGCTTCCTGCTGCACTCCGGTGTCGACGAGTTCCCGCACCTCACCGCCGCCGAACTCGACGAGGCCATGCGCGCGGTGGCCGCGTTCGACGGCCTGCTGATCGTGCACGCCGAGGACGCCGACACCATCGACCATGCCCCACACGAGCCCGGTGCCGCCTACGCCGACTTCCTGCGGTCGCGGCCCCGGGTCGCCGAGGATGTGGCGATCGCGCAGGTCATCGAGCTGGCCAAGAGCACCGGGTGCCGGGCGCACATCCTGCACCTGTCCAGCGCCGACGCCCTGCCGATGATCGCCGCCGCGCGCGGCGAAGGTGTCCGGCTCACCGTGGAGACCTGCCCGCACTACCTGAGTTTCACGGCCGAGGAGATCGGCGACGGCGCCACCCAGTTCAAGTGCTGCCCACCGATCCGGGAAGCCGACAATCGCGAGCAGCTCTGGCAGGCTCTCGCGGAGGGCGTCATCGACTGCGTCGTGTCCGACCACTCCCCCTGCACCCCGGAGCTGAAACGCCTCGACCTGGGTGACTTCGCGGTCGCGTGGGGCGGGATCTCCTCGATCCAACTGGGCCTGCCCGCCGTCTGGTCCGGCGCCCGCGAACGCGGCCACACCCTGGCGAACGTCGTCGAGTGGATGGCGGAACGCCCCGCCACCGTGGCCGGGCTGGCCAACAAGGGCCGCGTCGCGGTGGGCGCCGACGCCGACTTCTGCGTGTTCGCCCCGGATGCGGAGTTCGTGGTCGACCCAGCGGCCCTGCACCACAAGAACCCCATCACCCCCTACGCGGGCCGCGCGCTGACCGGCGTCGTCCGCGAAACCTGGCTGCGCGGCACCCGCGTCGCCGAGCGGCCACACGGACAACTGATCTCCCGAGGAGAGTCATGA
- the alc gene encoding allantoicase has translation MSDFTDLPDLAVRTLGGGVVAANDELFAERENLIRPTAAVYQPHTFGHKGQIYDGWETRRRREPGHDWAIVRLGVPGVVRGVVVDTAWFVGNYPEHCTVEGAAVTGYPSPEELADADWVELVPKSALKGDTRNLFTVDSTKRFTHVRLNIFPDGGVARLRVHGEAVPDPALFDGVPLDLAAMENGGVITGCSNMFFGGPANLLLPGKARTMGEGWETARRRDDGNEWVEVRLAEEGVVRQVEIDTTHFVGNAPGWFRLSSGDLELIPRTRLQPDTRHLFVVEVPTPVRNIRVDTYPDGGFGRLRVYGALTPEGQARLTQRYTDSQH, from the coding sequence ATGAGCGACTTCACCGACCTGCCCGACCTGGCCGTCCGCACCCTGGGCGGCGGTGTGGTCGCCGCCAACGACGAACTCTTCGCCGAACGGGAAAACCTGATCCGCCCCACCGCGGCGGTCTACCAACCCCACACCTTCGGCCACAAGGGCCAAATCTACGACGGTTGGGAAACCCGCCGCAGGCGCGAACCCGGCCACGACTGGGCGATCGTGCGACTCGGCGTCCCCGGCGTTGTGCGTGGTGTCGTGGTCGACACGGCCTGGTTCGTCGGCAACTACCCAGAACACTGCACAGTCGAGGGCGCGGCGGTCACCGGCTACCCCAGCCCGGAGGAACTGGCCGACGCCGACTGGGTGGAACTGGTACCGAAGTCAGCCCTCAAGGGCGACACCCGCAACCTCTTCACGGTCGACTCGACCAAGCGCTTCACCCACGTACGACTCAACATCTTCCCCGACGGCGGTGTGGCCCGTCTGCGCGTACACGGCGAAGCCGTACCCGACCCAGCCCTCTTCGACGGTGTGCCGTTGGACTTGGCGGCGATGGAGAACGGCGGCGTGATCACGGGCTGCTCGAACATGTTCTTCGGCGGCCCCGCGAACCTGCTGCTCCCCGGCAAGGCCCGAACCATGGGCGAAGGCTGGGAAACAGCCCGCAGGCGCGACGACGGCAACGAGTGGGTAGAGGTGCGCCTGGCGGAAGAAGGCGTGGTGCGGCAGGTCGAGATCGACACAACCCACTTCGTCGGAAACGCACCAGGCTGGTTCCGCCTAAGCAGCGGGGACCTAGAGCTCATCCCACGAACGAGGTTGCAGCCAGACACCCGACACCTGTTCGTAGTCGAGGTCCCCACCCCAGTACGAAACATCCGGGTCGACACCTACCCAGACGGCGGCTTCGGCAGGCTACGCGTCTACGGCGCACTGACCCCAGAAGGCCAAGCCCGATTGACCCAGCGCTACACCGATTCCCAGCACTAA
- a CDS encoding hydroxypyruvate isomerase family protein, whose translation MGHSLRFEVNCSILFTDLPLLERPRAAKDAGFDAVEFWWPFAEAVPADREVDAFVAALEDADVQLVGLNFFAGDMPGGDRGLVSWVGREQEFRDNVALVTEIGVRTGCRAFNALYGNRIAEVDPAAQDDLGAENLAHAAESAARIGGTVLIEAVSGPQPYPLRTAADAFAVIDRVGAPNVRFLADLFHLSVNGDDLDKVIDEYADRTAHVQIADAPGRHEPGSGDLAIDAALARLERAGYRGWVGLEYVPSTTTVESFAWLPRERRSSK comes from the coding sequence GTGGGTCACTCGCTCCGCTTCGAGGTGAACTGCTCGATCCTGTTCACCGACCTGCCCCTGTTGGAGCGACCGCGGGCGGCCAAGGACGCCGGCTTCGACGCCGTCGAGTTCTGGTGGCCGTTCGCCGAGGCCGTCCCCGCCGACCGCGAGGTCGACGCGTTCGTCGCCGCCCTGGAAGACGCCGACGTGCAGTTGGTCGGGCTGAACTTCTTCGCGGGCGACATGCCCGGCGGCGACCGGGGCCTGGTGTCCTGGGTCGGCCGCGAGCAGGAGTTCCGCGACAACGTCGCCCTGGTCACCGAGATCGGCGTCCGCACCGGCTGCCGGGCGTTCAACGCCCTGTACGGCAACCGGATCGCCGAGGTCGACCCCGCCGCCCAAGACGACTTGGGCGCGGAGAACCTGGCGCACGCCGCCGAGTCCGCCGCCCGCATCGGCGGCACGGTTCTCATCGAGGCGGTCAGCGGCCCGCAGCCCTACCCGCTGCGCACCGCGGCCGACGCCTTCGCGGTGATCGACCGGGTCGGCGCACCGAACGTGCGGTTCCTGGCCGACCTGTTCCACCTGTCTGTCAATGGAGATGACCTGGACAAGGTCATCGACGAGTACGCCGACCGCACCGCGCACGTCCAGATCGCCGACGCCCCCGGCAGGCACGAACCGGGCTCCGGCGACCTCGCCATCGACGCCGCCCTGGCGCGGCTGGAGCGGGCGGGCTACCGCGGGTGGGTCGGCCTGGAATACGTCCCGAGCACCACGACCGTCGAGAGCTTCGCGTGGCTGCCACGCGAGCGCCGGTCAAGCAAGTAG
- the gcl gene encoding glyoxylate carboligase: MPRMTAARAAVEILKREGVTHAFGLPGAAINPFYAALRASGGIDHVLARHVEGASHMAEGYTRAKPGNIGVCVGTSGPAGTDMITGLYSAAADSIPILCITGQAPVARLHKEDFQAVDITSIAKPVTKMAMTVLEAAQVPGAFQQAFHVMRSGRPGPVLLDLPIDVQLTEIEFDPDTYEPLPVYKPAATRAQIEKALDLLAEAQRPLIVAGGGIINADAADLLVEFAELTGVPVVPTLMGWGAIADDHPLMAGMVGLQTAHRYGNATMLESDFVLGIGNRWANRHTGGLDTYRQGRKFVHVDIEPTQIGRVFAPDYGIASDAKAALELFVEIARERTLPDRSEWAESCQARKRTLQRRTDFDNTPIKPQRVYQEMNRAFGPDTRYVTTIGLSQIAAAQFLHVYRPRHWINCGQAGPLGWTLPAAIGASVADPDTPVVALSGDYDFQFMIEELAVGAQFAIPYIHVVVNNAYLGLIRQAQRGFDMDFCVQLSFENINSPELGAYGVDHLKVAEGLGCKAIRVTDPDDLLSAFEKAKSMMAEFRVPVVVEVILERVTNISMGTEIDNVVEFEELATRPEHAPTAVLTLD; this comes from the coding sequence ATGCCACGCATGACCGCCGCGCGCGCCGCGGTCGAGATCCTCAAGCGCGAGGGCGTCACGCACGCCTTCGGGCTGCCCGGCGCCGCCATCAACCCGTTCTACGCCGCGCTGCGTGCCAGTGGCGGTATCGACCATGTCCTGGCCCGCCATGTCGAGGGCGCCTCGCACATGGCCGAGGGCTACACCCGGGCCAAGCCCGGCAACATCGGCGTCTGCGTCGGGACTTCAGGCCCCGCGGGGACCGACATGATCACCGGCCTGTACTCCGCGGCCGCCGACTCCATCCCGATCCTGTGCATCACCGGGCAGGCCCCGGTGGCCCGGCTGCACAAGGAGGACTTCCAAGCCGTCGACATCACCTCGATCGCCAAGCCGGTCACCAAGATGGCGATGACCGTGCTGGAGGCCGCGCAGGTGCCGGGCGCGTTCCAGCAGGCGTTCCACGTGATGCGTTCGGGTCGCCCCGGCCCGGTGCTGCTGGACCTGCCGATCGACGTGCAGCTCACCGAGATCGAGTTCGACCCCGACACCTACGAGCCGCTGCCGGTCTACAAGCCTGCCGCCACGCGCGCGCAAATCGAGAAGGCGCTCGACCTGCTCGCCGAGGCTCAGCGCCCGCTGATCGTCGCGGGCGGCGGGATCATCAACGCCGACGCCGCCGACCTGCTCGTCGAGTTCGCCGAGCTGACCGGTGTCCCCGTTGTGCCGACGCTCATGGGCTGGGGCGCGATCGCCGACGACCACCCGCTGATGGCCGGGATGGTCGGCCTGCAGACCGCGCACCGCTACGGCAACGCCACCATGCTCGAGTCGGATTTCGTGTTGGGCATCGGCAACCGGTGGGCCAACCGGCACACCGGTGGCCTCGACACCTATCGGCAGGGCCGCAAGTTCGTCCACGTCGACATCGAGCCCACCCAGATCGGGCGCGTGTTCGCCCCCGACTACGGGATCGCGTCCGACGCGAAGGCAGCGCTGGAGCTGTTCGTCGAGATCGCCCGCGAGCGCACCCTCCCGGACCGCAGCGAGTGGGCCGAGTCGTGCCAGGCGCGGAAGCGGACGCTGCAGCGGCGCACGGACTTCGACAACACCCCGATCAAGCCGCAACGGGTGTACCAGGAGATGAACCGCGCGTTCGGCCCCGACACCCGCTACGTCACCACGATCGGGCTCTCGCAGATCGCGGCGGCCCAGTTCCTGCACGTGTACCGGCCGCGGCACTGGATCAACTGCGGCCAGGCGGGCCCCCTGGGTTGGACGCTGCCGGCGGCGATCGGCGCTTCGGTCGCGGACCCGGACACCCCGGTGGTCGCCCTGTCGGGTGACTACGACTTCCAGTTCATGATCGAGGAGCTGGCGGTCGGCGCGCAGTTCGCCATCCCGTACATCCACGTGGTCGTGAACAACGCCTACCTGGGGCTGATCCGGCAGGCGCAGCGCGGGTTCGACATGGACTTCTGCGTGCAGCTGTCCTTCGAGAACATCAACTCCCCGGAGCTGGGCGCCTACGGCGTCGACCACCTCAAGGTCGCCGAGGGCCTGGGCTGCAAGGCGATCCGGGTGACCGACCCGGACGACCTGCTCTCGGCGTTCGAGAAGGCCAAGTCGATGATGGCCGAGTTCCGGGTGCCCGTGGTCGTGGAGGTCATCCTGGAGCGGGTCACGAACATCTCGATGGGCACGGAGATCGACAACGTGGTCGAGTTCGAGGAACTCGCCACCCGACCGGAGCACGCGCCGACCGCCGTCCTCACGCTCGATTGA
- a CDS encoding 2-hydroxy-3-oxopropionate reductase, whose amino-acid sequence MTTIGFIGLGIMGGPMAANLVKAGYDVVGCNLTQPPVDRLVAAGGRAASGIAEATRDADIVITMVPDSPDVEDAVLGDDGVLANAKPGLLLIDCSSIRPATSRAVAEAAVAQGVRVLDAPVSGGEQGAIDATLSIMVGGEASDFETAKPILDAVGKTVVHVGPHGAGQTVKAANQLIVAGTIELVAEAIVFLEAHGVDMDAAIKVLAGGLAGNAILDRKAANMLKRDFTPGFRLSLHHKDLGIVQAAARDAGVAIPLGAVVSQLVASMVARGDGSLDHSGLLKLVQELSGR is encoded by the coding sequence ATGACCACGATCGGATTCATCGGACTCGGGATCATGGGTGGCCCGATGGCCGCCAACCTGGTGAAAGCCGGGTACGACGTCGTCGGGTGCAACCTGACCCAGCCGCCGGTCGACCGGCTCGTCGCCGCCGGTGGGCGCGCGGCGAGCGGCATCGCCGAGGCCACCCGCGACGCCGACATCGTGATCACGATGGTCCCCGACTCCCCCGACGTCGAGGACGCGGTCCTCGGTGACGACGGTGTGCTGGCCAACGCCAAGCCCGGGCTGCTGCTCATCGACTGCAGCTCGATCCGCCCGGCCACCAGCCGCGCGGTCGCCGAAGCCGCTGTCGCGCAAGGGGTCCGCGTGTTGGACGCCCCGGTCAGCGGCGGCGAGCAGGGCGCGATCGACGCCACCCTGTCGATCATGGTGGGTGGCGAGGCCTCCGACTTCGAGACCGCGAAGCCCATCCTCGACGCGGTCGGCAAGACCGTCGTCCACGTCGGACCGCACGGCGCCGGGCAGACGGTGAAGGCGGCCAACCAGCTCATCGTCGCCGGGACCATCGAACTCGTCGCCGAGGCGATCGTGTTCCTCGAGGCGCACGGCGTCGACATGGACGCCGCGATCAAGGTCCTCGCCGGCGGGCTCGCGGGCAACGCGATCCTCGACCGCAAGGCCGCGAACATGCTCAAGCGCGACTTCACCCCCGGTTTCCGCCTTTCCCTGCACCACAAGGATCTCGGCATCGTGCAGGCCGCGGCCCGCGACGCCGGTGTGGCGATCCCGCTGGGCGCGGTCGTCTCGCAGCTTGTCGCGTCGATGGTGGCGCGTGGTGATGGCTCCCTGGACCACTCCGGGTTGCTCAAGCTCGTCCAAGAACTGTCCGGCCGCTGA
- a CDS encoding GNAT family N-acetyltransferase gives MSIETERAGPRLGGLSAAAWDGLAGPHFYSSADWLGYCAAEFGGESAAAVSYQDGAPVCAVPYAWAGDSLFGRYRWHNILTAAGLPAPAPEGILVGPREGYQAHFLGTPGPAALGEVVDQVRVAARGQSCVAMYVTTEDALALRRAGVTATPVLLDADAWVEVPGGDRAKWEASLSSKRRTMVRREQRKFRDSGYRIEQVPLTGCWERLGAVASATQAKYGHATTPEVELAALRSHAVHMGDAAQVALLSTPEGSVVGFCLYYVWRGTAFLRWVGFDYERLAGCEYFSVVYYAQIECATELGIQWLHAGVGAMEAKAMRGARLRPLWLVDLTEDSVLAGAEPEIRAHNAAAYGELKAASATASAVDDDAWRPFL, from the coding sequence ATGAGCATCGAAACCGAGCGGGCGGGACCGCGATTAGGCGGCCTGTCGGCGGCTGCCTGGGACGGGTTGGCCGGGCCGCATTTCTATTCGTCCGCGGACTGGTTGGGGTACTGCGCCGCGGAGTTCGGTGGGGAGAGCGCCGCCGCGGTGTCCTATCAGGACGGTGCGCCGGTGTGCGCGGTCCCCTACGCGTGGGCTGGGGACTCCCTGTTCGGGCGGTATCGCTGGCACAACATCCTGACCGCCGCGGGTCTGCCCGCGCCCGCACCGGAGGGGATTCTCGTCGGCCCGCGGGAGGGGTACCAGGCGCATTTCCTTGGGACGCCGGGTCCGGCCGCGCTGGGTGAGGTGGTGGACCAGGTGCGGGTGGCGGCCAGGGGGCAGTCGTGTGTGGCCATGTACGTCACGACCGAGGACGCGCTCGCCTTGCGCCGCGCGGGGGTGACGGCGACACCGGTCCTGCTCGACGCGGACGCGTGGGTCGAGGTGCCGGGGGGCGACCGCGCGAAGTGGGAGGCGTCGCTGTCGAGCAAGCGGCGCACGATGGTCCGCCGTGAGCAGCGCAAGTTCCGCGATAGCGGCTACCGGATCGAGCAGGTTCCGCTGACCGGGTGCTGGGAGCGCCTGGGTGCGGTGGCCAGCGCGACCCAGGCGAAGTACGGGCATGCCACCACACCCGAGGTCGAGCTGGCGGCGCTGCGCAGCCACGCGGTCCACATGGGCGACGCGGCGCAGGTGGCGCTGCTGTCCACACCGGAGGGCTCGGTGGTCGGCTTCTGCCTCTACTACGTGTGGCGGGGCACGGCGTTCCTGCGGTGGGTGGGTTTCGACTACGAACGGCTTGCGGGCTGCGAGTACTTCAGCGTCGTCTACTACGCCCAGATCGAGTGCGCCACCGAACTCGGCATCCAGTGGCTGCACGCGGGCGTGGGCGCGATGGAGGCCAAGGCGATGCGGGGCGCCCGGCTGCGGCCGCTCTGGCTGGTCGACCTCACCGAGGACAGCGTGCTCGCGGGCGCGGAGCCCGAGATCCGCGCGCACAACGCGGCCGCGTATGGCGAACTCAAAGCCGCCTCGGCGACGGCGAGCGCGGTCGACGACGACGCCTGGCGGCCTTTCCTTTAG